The following are encoded in a window of Scophthalmus maximus strain ysfricsl-2021 chromosome 6, ASM2237912v1, whole genome shotgun sequence genomic DNA:
- the spcs1 gene encoding signal peptidase complex subunit 1 — protein sequence MLSMFKSIPTHMDYKGQKLAEQIFQGIILISAVIGFVYGLIIEQFGWTVYIVLAGFAVSCVLTLPPWPMFRKSPLSWQPVVPETSGDSCQKPQESLKKKKHK from the exons ATGCTGTCTATGTTCAAGTCCATCCCCACGCACATG GATTACAAAGGCCAGAAGCTGGCCGAACAGATTTTCCAAGGAATAATACTCATCTCAGCG GTGATTGGATTTGTGTACGGTCTGATCATCGAACAGTTTGGGTGGACAGTGTACATAGTCTTAGCTGGATTTGCTGTGTCCTGTGTG TTGACCCTGCCTCCTTGGCCGATGTTCAGAAAGAGTCCTCTGTCCTGGCAGCCGGTTGTACCAGAGACCAGCGGGGATTCGTGCCAAAAACCCCAGGAAAGcctcaagaagaagaagcacaagtAA
- the gnl3 gene encoding guanine nucleotide-binding protein-like 3, with protein MKRPKLKKASKRVSCSKRYKIQKKVREHTRKLRKEAKKKGVSKRVKKDPGVPSSAPFKEEVLREAEQRRLQIEEAKEKKRQAAKDERAKKRKKEKEPASTETEPKAKKLRKDEKGKRSEKRTATDKSSKQFLCSELNKVIDASDVVIEVLDARDPLGCRCPQLEEAVLQRGNKKLLFVLNKIDLVPQENVENWIQCLQKEFPVVLFKASMQIQDKTVQAKKSRIVASNQVLDKSRAAACFGSSCLTELLSNYAANTENDASLKVGIVGFPNVGKSSVINSMKGILACNSGVKRGITKSMQEVHILKNVKLIDSPGVVALPSNPAASMALRSLQVEEGQENVMDAVRTLLKQCDQKQIMLQYNLSDYRNSLEFLTLFAKKHGYLQKGGVANTEHAATVFLADWTGAKMSYHCVATEKSLPAYLSEAVVAEMQKGWDLTKLQKGNEETLKGVKFPNKASSIGFTSKGPTAGVLSVIEDKPVATATETDTVQSEEPEQTAEELNKTEQVERPQQESLIKKPNKVQFAVDISLSAASADDAYDFNTDFK; from the exons ATGAAGCGACCGA AGTTAAAGAAAGCGAGTAAGCGCGTGTCCTGTTCCAAACGATATAAAATACAGAAGAAG GTCCGGGAGCACACCAGAAAGCTGAGAAAAGAGGCAAAGAAGAAAGGAGTGAGCAAACGAGTGAAGAAGGATCCCGGAGTGCCGAGCAGCGCTCCCTTCAAAGAGGAGGTCCTCAGGGAGGCCGAGCAGAGGAGGCTACAG ATTGAagaagcaaaagagaaaaaaagacaagccgCAAAAGATGAGCGagccaagaagaggaagaaggaaaaggagccTGCGAGTACAGAAACTGAACCCAAGGCCAAGAAGCTTCGGAAG GATGAGAAGGGGAAGCGTTCAGAGAAACGCACTGCCACAGACAAGAGTTCAAAACAGTTCCTTTGCAGTGAATTAAATAAG GTGATTGATGCATCTGATGTAGTAATTGAAGTCCTTGATGCTCGTGATCCACTGGGGTGCAGGTGTCcacagctggaggaggcggTGCTGCAGAGGGGCAACAAGAAActgctctttgttttaaacaaaatag ACCTGGTACCACAGGAGAATGTGGAGAATTGGATCCAGTGTTTGCAAAAGGAGTTTccagttgttttgtttaaagcaTCAATGCAGATTCAGGACAAAACGGTG CAAGCCAAGAAGAGCAGGATAGTTGCGTCCAACCAAGTCCTGGACAAATCCAGAGCAGCAGCCTGCTTTGGAAGCAGCTGCCTCACTGAGCTGCTCTCAAATTATGCAGCGAACACGGAGAATGATGCTTCACTCAAAGTGGGCATAGTTG GTTTTCCGAACGTCGGGAAGAGCAGTGTCATCAACAGCATGAAGGGGATCCTGGCCTGCAACTCTGGAGTCAAGAGGGGCATCACAAA ATCCATGCAGGAAGTGCACATCTTAAAGAATGTGAAGCTAATAGACAGCCCCGGAGTCGTGGCATTGCCATCCAACCCGGCGGCCTCGATGGCACTGAGGagcctgcaggtggaggagggccAGGAGAATGTGATGGATGCTGTCAGGACTCTGCTCAAACAGTGTGACCAGAAACAG ATCATGCTTCAGTACAATCTCTCCGACTACAGAAACTCACTGGAGTTTTTGACATTGTTTGCCAAAAAGCACGGTTATCTGCAAAAGGGCGGAGTCGCTAACACGGAGCACGCAGCCACAGTTTTCCTTGCTGACTGGACAGG GGCTAAGATGAGCTACCACTGTGTGGCAACAGAAAAGAGCCTCCCTGCATACCTGTCTGAAGCCGTGGTCGCTGAGATGCAGAAAGGCTGGGACCTAACAAAACTGCAAAAGGGAAACGAAGAAACTCTAAAAG GTGTTAAATTTCCAAACAAGGCCAGCAGTATAGGCTTCACCTCTAAAGGCCCAACTGCAGGCGTGCTGAGCGTCATTGAGGACAAACCTGTCGCTACAGCCACAGAGACGGACACGGTGCAGAGCGAAGAG CCTGAACAAACTGCAGAGGAGCTAAATAAAACGGAACAAGTGGAGAGACCGCAGCAGGAATCTCTCATAA aaaaacccaacaaagtGCAGTTTGCTGTCGACATCAGCCTCTCTGCGGCCTCAGCAGATGACGCCTATGACTTCAACACGGACTTTAAATGA
- the glt8d1 gene encoding glycosyltransferase 8 domain-containing protein 1, translated as MTLRRVNVVILLLLAVAFLIIVQRNLLNLSDFLHKENPDAGVILPFESEMSPALRPESTRSGEEIPVLITAAEERLGAVVAAMHSVYQNSKANVVFTIVTLNDTVDHLKLWLSETQLKNVKYKIVIFKPELLTGKISKDPQTLEAVKPLTFARFYLPAYIPEAEKAIYLDDDIIVQGDIQELYETNLKPGHAAAFSDDCDSASAKGIVRGAGNQNNYIGFLDFKKVAIKELGMRAKTCSFNPGVIIANLTEWKNQNITQRLEHWMELNTQEDLYSKTLAESITTPPLLIVFYKRHSNIEPMWHVRHLGNTGAGNRYSPQFVKAAKLLHWNGHYKPWGRTSSFSDVWDKWFIPDPTGKFHPVRRHAGDR; from the exons ATGACACTGAGGAGAG TAAACGTGGTCATCCttctgctgctggctgtagccTTCCTGATCATAGTTCAAAGAAATCTCCTCAACCTCAGTGACTTTTTACACAAGGAAAACCCAG ATGCAGGGGTGATTCTTCCCTTTGAGTCTGAGATGTCTCCAGCCCTGAGACCAGAGTCGACGAGGTCAGGAGAAGAGATCCCCGTCCTCATCAcggctgcagaggagaggcTCGGCGCTGTGGTCGCTGCAATGCACAGCGTCTACCAGAACAGTAAAGCCAATGTTGTCTTCACCATTGTGACCTTGAATGACACAGTGGACCACCTGAA ACTGTGGCTGAGTGAGACGCAGCTGAAAAATGTCAAGTACAAGATAGTGATTTTCAAGCCTGAGCTTCTCACTGGGAAGATATCTAAAGATCCTCAGACACTGGAGGCTGTGAAACCG TTGACATTTGCCAGGTTTTACCTGCCTGCATACATACCTGAGGCAGAGAAAGCCATCTATTTGGATGACGATATCATTGTACAAG GGGACATTCAAGAGCTTTATGAAACCAACCTCAAACCAGGACACGCAGCTGCCTTCTCAGACGATTGTGATTCAGCTTCTGCTAAGGGCATCGTCCGAGGGGCTGGAAATCAG AATAACTATATAGGTTTCCTGGACTTCAAGAAGGTGGCTATAAAGGAGCTGGGGATGAGGGCCAAGACATGCTCCTTCAACCCGGGGGTCATCATCGCCAACCTGACTGAGTGGAAGAACCAGAACATCACCCAGCGGTTGGAGCACTGGATGGAGCTAAACACACA GGAGGATCTGTACAGTAAAACGCTGGCAGAAAGTATCACTacacctcctctcctcatcgTTTTCTACAAACGTCACTCCAACATAGAACCCATGTGGCATGTCAGGCACCTTG GTAACACGGGTGCTGGAAACCGCTACTCCCCTCAGTTTGTAAAAGCTGCCAAGCTCCTCCACTGGAACGGACACTATAAGCCCTGGGGCCGGACATCCTCTTTTTCCGACGTGTGGGACAAGTGGTTCATTCCAGACCCCACAGGAAAATTTCATCCTGTGCGACGACATGCAGGAGACAGGTAG